Proteins encoded in a region of the bacterium genome:
- a CDS encoding transporter — protein MTRSTLLAALLAALAPAAFAQSDSADLAKQLSNPVASLISVPFQYNYNDGFGLDGDGHQSYVNIQPVIPFSISPNWNVISRTILPVVWQDGVVPDEGSQFGLGNTTQSFFFSPKQPTSFGLIWGVGPAFQVPTATDGIVANQWGAGVTGVALRQSGGWTYGALANHIWSVTGNSRDGDLSATFLQPFLSYTTAKATSFTVNSESTYDWENDQWAVPINVMVAQMFKPGDQPLQLQVGARYWAESPDYGPDGWGARAALILLFPKG, from the coding sequence ATGACCCGGAGCACGCTGCTCGCCGCCCTCCTCGCCGCCCTGGCGCCGGCCGCCTTCGCCCAATCCGACAGTGCCGATCTGGCCAAGCAGCTCTCCAACCCGGTCGCGAGCCTGATCAGCGTCCCGTTCCAGTACAACTACAACGACGGCTTCGGCCTGGATGGGGACGGGCACCAGTCCTACGTCAACATCCAGCCGGTGATCCCTTTTTCGATCAGCCCGAACTGGAACGTCATCTCGCGCACCATCCTGCCCGTGGTCTGGCAGGACGGGGTCGTCCCCGACGAGGGATCGCAGTTCGGCCTGGGCAACACGACCCAGAGCTTCTTCTTCTCGCCCAAGCAGCCGACGAGCTTCGGGCTCATTTGGGGTGTCGGCCCCGCCTTCCAGGTTCCCACGGCGACCGACGGCATCGTCGCCAACCAGTGGGGCGCCGGCGTCACCGGCGTCGCCCTGCGACAATCGGGCGGCTGGACCTACGGGGCACTCGCCAACCACATCTGGTCGGTCACCGGCAACAGCAGGGACGGTGACCTCTCAGCGACCTTCCTGCAGCCGTTCCTCAGCTACACAACGGCGAAGGCGACGTCCTTCACGGTCAATTCCGAGTCCACCTACGACTGGGAGAACGACCAGTGGGCGGTGCCGATCAACGTAATGGTCGCCCAGATGTTCAAGCCCGGCGACCAACCGCTCCAGCTGCAGGTGGGCGCGCGCTACTGGGCCGAGT